In Neisseria dentiae, one DNA window encodes the following:
- a CDS encoding methyltransferase family protein — protein MELKIPPVLVLIVAALLMWLSAKLLPDTLLPRLPLLALLLFSAGAGVIAAGIAAFKRVGTTVNPLEPKQSSGIVSDGIYRFSRNPMYLGMVLMLAGWALWLGQAAAWLGVAGFAAYIHRFQILPEERILSAKFGAAYQTYCRNTRRWL, from the coding sequence ATGGAATTAAAAATCCCGCCCGTATTGGTGCTGATAGTCGCTGCTTTGCTGATGTGGCTGTCTGCAAAATTGCTGCCCGATACCCTTCTGCCTCGGCTGCCGTTGTTGGCATTGCTGCTGTTTTCGGCTGGAGCCGGTGTGATTGCGGCCGGTATTGCGGCTTTCAAGCGCGTCGGCACCACTGTTAATCCGCTGGAGCCCAAGCAGAGTAGCGGTATTGTTTCAGACGGCATTTACCGTTTCAGCCGCAACCCGATGTATTTGGGGATGGTGTTGATGCTGGCCGGCTGGGCATTGTGGCTGGGGCAGGCTGCCGCTTGGCTGGGTGTGGCCGGATTCGCCGCCTATATACACCGTTTTCAAATCCTGCCTGAAGAGCGGATATTGTCGGCAAAATTCGGGGCGGCATACCAAACATATTGCCGTAATACACGGCGCTGGTTGTAA